The following are from one region of the Canis lupus familiaris isolate Mischka breed German Shepherd chromosome 30, alternate assembly UU_Cfam_GSD_1.0, whole genome shotgun sequence genome:
- the LOC607552 gene encoding transmembrane and coiled-coil domain-containing protein 5B-like isoform X4, producing the protein MDIVGPDPLDDAQAMMEIPKLEVTKQNLDYLNSDLEKDLQRLDDANQTLLRKIQEKEEAIQSLEGEIALSLGRANEREELNHITSEKEEILRNLESETAKLEKSNKILSRNVVELQKKVRLQKSTESCTKQEKELFKIESDYQSLHQLCEDQAHYIKKYQEILRQMEKEKEVLLLEKEVFKAQNNSSQIVKPGSILVETIQSNMEKTIIKKQKRIFWYRHFRCLVFMVMIFVRLLGYVLFHLQYINPDLLVDALPMVMTRDTLKRLREVLFPFLTLEVEEVLPH; encoded by the exons ATGGACATAGTTGGACCAGACCCACTGGATGATGC ACAAGCGATGATGGAAATACCGAAATTAGAAGTCACCAAACAAAATCTTGACTACCTGAACTCAGACCTTGAAAAGGACCTGCAAAGACTGGATGATGCAAATCAAACTCTTCTCAgaaaaattcaagagaaagaagaagctATTCAAAG TCTGGAAGGAGAGATTGCCCTGTCACTAGGACGAGCCAATGAGAGGGAGGAGTTGAACCATATCACATCTGAGAAGGAGGAAATCTTGAGGAACCTGGAATCAGAGACAGCAAAGTTG GAAAAAAGTAACAAGATTCTAAGCAGGAATGTGGTGGAGCTTCAGAAGAAG GTGAGACTACAAAAGTCAACAGAATCCTGCACAAAGCAAGAGAAGGAGCTGTTCAAG atagAGAGTGACTACCAATCTTTGCATCAGCTCTGTGAGGACCAGGCCCACTACATAAAG AAATACCAGGAAATTCTGaggcagatggaaaaggaaaaagaggtgcTGCTTCTTGAAAAAGAAGT ATTCAAAGCCCAGAACAACTCTTCCCAAATAGTGAAACCTGGTTCAATTCTGGTAGAGACCATCCAAAGCAACATG GAGAAGACCATcattaagaaacagaagagaatctTTTGGTACAG ACATTTCAGGTGTCTTGTCTTCATGGTCATGATCTTCGTTAGGCTGCTGGGCTATGTACTTTTCCACCTGCAGTACATAAATCCAGACCTTCTTGTGGATGCCCTACCCATGGTAATGACCAGGGACACCTTGAAGAGGCTGAGGGAGGTCTTATTTCCCTTCCTCACTCTAGAGGTAGAAGAAGTTCTACCCCATTAG
- the LOC607552 gene encoding transmembrane and coiled-coil domain-containing protein 5B-like isoform X1 has translation MDIVGPDPLDDAQAMMEIPKLEVTKQNLDYLNSDLEKDLQRLDDANQTLLRKIQEKEEAIQSLEGEIALSLGRANEREELNHITSEKEEILRNLESETAKLEKSNKILSRNVVELQKKISRRRKNDGLDKEPLKQMLAELKVRLQKSTESCTKQEKELFKIESDYQSLHQLCEDQAHYIKKYQEILRQMEKEKEVLLLEKEVFKAQNNSSQIVKPGSILVETIQSNMEKTIIKKQKRIFWYRHFRCLVFMVMIFVRLLGYVLFHLQYINPDLLVDALPMVMTRDTLKRLREVLFPFLTLEVEEVLPH, from the exons ATGGACATAGTTGGACCAGACCCACTGGATGATGC ACAAGCGATGATGGAAATACCGAAATTAGAAGTCACCAAACAAAATCTTGACTACCTGAACTCAGACCTTGAAAAGGACCTGCAAAGACTGGATGATGCAAATCAAACTCTTCTCAgaaaaattcaagagaaagaagaagctATTCAAAG TCTGGAAGGAGAGATTGCCCTGTCACTAGGACGAGCCAATGAGAGGGAGGAGTTGAACCATATCACATCTGAGAAGGAGGAAATCTTGAGGAACCTGGAATCAGAGACAGCAAAGTTG GAAAAAAGTAACAAGATTCTAAGCAGGAATGTGGTGGAGCTTCAGAAGAAG ATTTCAAGGAGACGTAAGAATGATGGCCTTGATAAAGAACCCCTAAAGCAGATGTTGGCAGAACTGAAG GTGAGACTACAAAAGTCAACAGAATCCTGCACAAAGCAAGAGAAGGAGCTGTTCAAG atagAGAGTGACTACCAATCTTTGCATCAGCTCTGTGAGGACCAGGCCCACTACATAAAG AAATACCAGGAAATTCTGaggcagatggaaaaggaaaaagaggtgcTGCTTCTTGAAAAAGAAGT ATTCAAAGCCCAGAACAACTCTTCCCAAATAGTGAAACCTGGTTCAATTCTGGTAGAGACCATCCAAAGCAACATG GAGAAGACCATcattaagaaacagaagagaatctTTTGGTACAG ACATTTCAGGTGTCTTGTCTTCATGGTCATGATCTTCGTTAGGCTGCTGGGCTATGTACTTTTCCACCTGCAGTACATAAATCCAGACCTTCTTGTGGATGCCCTACCCATGGTAATGACCAGGGACACCTTGAAGAGGCTGAGGGAGGTCTTATTTCCCTTCCTCACTCTAGAGGTAGAAGAAGTTCTACCCCATTAG
- the LOC607552 gene encoding transmembrane and coiled-coil domain-containing protein 5B-like isoform X3: protein MMEIPKLEVTKQNLDYLNSDLEKDLQRLDDANQTLLRKIQEKEEAIQSLEGEIALSLGRANEREELNHITSEKEEILRNLESETAKLEKSNKILSRNVVELQKKISRRRKNDGLDKEPLKQMLAELKVRLQKSTESCTKQEKELFKIESDYQSLHQLCEDQAHYIKKYQEILRQMEKEKEVLLLEKEVFKAQNNSSQIVKPGSILVETIQSNMEKTIIKKQKRIFWYRHFRCLVFMVMIFVRLLGYVLFHLQYINPDLLVDALPMVMTRDTLKRLREVLFPFLTLEVEEVLPH, encoded by the exons ATGATGGAAATACCGAAATTAGAAGTCACCAAACAAAATCTTGACTACCTGAACTCAGACCTTGAAAAGGACCTGCAAAGACTGGATGATGCAAATCAAACTCTTCTCAgaaaaattcaagagaaagaagaagctATTCAAAG TCTGGAAGGAGAGATTGCCCTGTCACTAGGACGAGCCAATGAGAGGGAGGAGTTGAACCATATCACATCTGAGAAGGAGGAAATCTTGAGGAACCTGGAATCAGAGACAGCAAAGTTG GAAAAAAGTAACAAGATTCTAAGCAGGAATGTGGTGGAGCTTCAGAAGAAG ATTTCAAGGAGACGTAAGAATGATGGCCTTGATAAAGAACCCCTAAAGCAGATGTTGGCAGAACTGAAG GTGAGACTACAAAAGTCAACAGAATCCTGCACAAAGCAAGAGAAGGAGCTGTTCAAG atagAGAGTGACTACCAATCTTTGCATCAGCTCTGTGAGGACCAGGCCCACTACATAAAG AAATACCAGGAAATTCTGaggcagatggaaaaggaaaaagaggtgcTGCTTCTTGAAAAAGAAGT ATTCAAAGCCCAGAACAACTCTTCCCAAATAGTGAAACCTGGTTCAATTCTGGTAGAGACCATCCAAAGCAACATG GAGAAGACCATcattaagaaacagaagagaatctTTTGGTACAG ACATTTCAGGTGTCTTGTCTTCATGGTCATGATCTTCGTTAGGCTGCTGGGCTATGTACTTTTCCACCTGCAGTACATAAATCCAGACCTTCTTGTGGATGCCCTACCCATGGTAATGACCAGGGACACCTTGAAGAGGCTGAGGGAGGTCTTATTTCCCTTCCTCACTCTAGAGGTAGAAGAAGTTCTACCCCATTAG